The sequence CATCACCGTCGACGAGAACACCCGCTACCAGACCTTCTCCGGCGGCGGCGCGTCGTTCACGGACACCGCGGCCTGGCTGATGGACGGCAGCGGCGCCCTCTCCCAGGCGACGCGCGACGCGACCATGCGCAAGCTGTTCTCCCCCACCGACGGCATCGGTCTGTCCTTCGTCCGCAACCCGATGGGCGGCTCGGACCTGGCCCGCTTCGGCTATACGTACGACGACGTGCCCGCCGGGCAGACCGATCCCACCCTCGCCAAGTTCTCGATCGCGCACGACCTGGAGGACGTGCTGTCGTTGACGAAACAGGCCAGGCAGCTCAATCCGTCGCTCACCCTGATGGCCTCGCCGTGGACCGCGCCCGCCTGGATGAAGGACAACGGGCAGCTCAACGGCGGCTGGCTGAAGGCCGAGAACTACGGGGCGTACGCCAACTACTTCGTGAAGTACCTCCAGGCCTGGCGCGACCAGGGCGTGCCCGTCGACTACGTCAGCGCCCAGAACGAACCGACCTGCTGCTCCGGCTACCCGTCCATGAGCTGGAACGGCTCCGGGCTCGCGTACTTCACCAAGAGCGAGCTGCTGCCCAGGCTCCAGGGCGCGGGGCTGTCCACCAAGGTGCTGGCCCACGACTGGAACTGGGACACCTACGACGCGTACGCGGCCCAGACCGTCGACGACGCGGCGGTCCGCTCGCACCCGAACTTCGGCGGGATCGCCTGGCACGGCTACGGCGGTGACGTCGCCAAGCAGACATCCGTGCACAACCAGTACCCGCAGCTGGACGCCTTCGGCACCGAGCACTCGGGCGGCACCTGGATCGCCAACCAGCAGCGCGAAGACATGAGCAACATCATCGACTACACCCGCAACTGGGCGAAGTCGGTCACCAAGTGGTCGCTGGCCGTGGACCAGAACCGCGGTCCGCACAACGGCGGTTGCGGCACCTGCGACGGGCTGGTCACCGTGCACAACGGGGACTCCCGGCACGGGCAGGTCGACTACACGATCGAGTACTACACGATGGGTCACCTGACGAAGTTCGTCCGGCCGGGTGCGCATCGCATCGCCTCCACGGCGAGCGCGTCCGTGCCGAACGTGGCGTGGCGCAACCCGGACGGGTCGAAGGCGCTGATCGCGTACAACGACTCGTCCGCGGCCAGGACCGTGACGGTCAACTGGGGCTCGCAGCACGCCACCTACTCGCTGCCCGGCAAGACGTCGGCGACCTTCACCTGGTCGGGCACGCAGTCCGGGGGCGGCGGCGGGCAGGCCGGGGCGTTCGTGGGGCTCGCGGGCAAGTGCCTGGACGTGGCGGGCGGTTCGTCGGCGAACGGTTCGGCCGTGCAGCTGTACGACTGCAACGGGTCTGCCGCTCAGAGCTGGACGGTGGGGGCGGA is a genomic window of Streptomyces sp. NBC_00414 containing:
- a CDS encoding ricin-type beta-trefoil lectin domain protein, which translates into the protein MTAGLTTVGVPPAHAAGEQVTAWLTTTDDSGGRHVVRGLQAQTPFAFQAGSGGGGENITVDENTRYQTFSGGGASFTDTAAWLMDGSGALSQATRDATMRKLFSPTDGIGLSFVRNPMGGSDLARFGYTYDDVPAGQTDPTLAKFSIAHDLEDVLSLTKQARQLNPSLTLMASPWTAPAWMKDNGQLNGGWLKAENYGAYANYFVKYLQAWRDQGVPVDYVSAQNEPTCCSGYPSMSWNGSGLAYFTKSELLPRLQGAGLSTKVLAHDWNWDTYDAYAAQTVDDAAVRSHPNFGGIAWHGYGGDVAKQTSVHNQYPQLDAFGTEHSGGTWIANQQREDMSNIIDYTRNWAKSVTKWSLAVDQNRGPHNGGCGTCDGLVTVHNGDSRHGQVDYTIEYYTMGHLTKFVRPGAHRIASTASASVPNVAWRNPDGSKALIAYNDSSAARTVTVNWGSQHATYSLPGKTSATFTWSGTQSGGGGGQAGAFVGLAGKCLDVAGGSSANGSAVQLYDCNGSAAQSWTVGADGSVRALGKCLDVTSASVSDGAKVQLYDCNGSGAQGWSYNASTGDVVNTAANKCLDVSDNSSANGARAQIWSCTGAANQKWQLR